The nucleotide window CAGCAGGAGTCGGGCACGACCCGGGTCATCGACCCGTGGGGCGGCAGCGCATACGTCGAGAAGCTCACGTACGACCTCGCCCGCCGGGCCTGGCAGCACATCGAGGAGGTCGAGGCGGCGGGCGGCATGGCCAGGGCCATCGACGCGGGCATCCCCAAACTGCGCATCGAGGAGGCCGCGGCCCGTACCCAGGCCCGGATCGACTCCGGCCGCCAGCCGGTGATCGGCGTCAACAAGTACCGCGTGGAGACCGACGAGAAGATCGACGTCCTCACGGTCGACAACTCCTCCGTACGCACCCGGCAGATCGAGAAGCTGCGGCGGCTGCGGGCCGGGCGTGACGAGGGCGCCTGCCAGGAGGCGCTGGACGCGCTGACCCGGGCGGCGGGCGGTGAGGGCAACCTGCTGGAGCTGGCGGTGCGCGCGGCCCGCGCCGAGGCCACCGTCGGGGAGATCTCCGACGCCCTGGAGAAGGTGTACGGGCGGCACGCGGGCCAGATCCGTACGATCGCCGGTGTGTACCGCAACGAAGCAGGCGAGTCCCCGTCCGTGGACCGCACCCGCACACTCGTCGGCTCCTTCGAGGAGGCCGAGGGGCGCCGGCCGCGCATCCTGGTCGCCAAGATGGGCCAGGACGGCCACGACCGCGGCCAGAAGGTGATCGCCACCGCCTTCGCCGACCTCGGCTTCGACGTCGACGTCGGCCCGCTGTTCCAGACCCCCGCCGAGGTGGCGCGTCAGGCGGTGGAGGCAGACGTGCACATCGTGGGCGTCTCGTCGCTGGCCGCCGGGCACCTCACGCTCGTACCGGCGCTGCGGGAGGAACTGGCGGCGGAGGGCCGCGAGGACATCATGGTCGTCGTCGGCGGGGTGATCCCGCCGCAGGACGTGCCGACCCTGCTGGAGATGGGCGCGGCGGCCGTGTTCCCGCCCGGGACGGTGATCCCGGACGCGGCGTACGACCTCGTCCAGCGCCTGTCGACCGGGCTCGGGCACGACCTGTGATCGAACTCGACACCTATGTGAAGGGTGTGCTCGACGGGAAGCGGGCGATCGTCGCGCGTGCGATCACTCTCGTCGAGTCCACCCGTCCGCAGCACCGTTCGCTGGCCCAGGAGTTGCTGACCGAGCTGCTCCCGCACAGCGGCCGGGCCCGGCGCATCGGTATCAGCGGTGTCCCCGGTGTCGGCAAGTCGACGTTCATCGACGCGTTCGGCACCATGCTGACCGGGCTCGGGCACCGGGTGGCGGTGCTGGCCGTGGACCCGTCCTCCAGCCGTACGGGCGGCTCCATCCTGGGCGACAAGACGCGGATGGAGCGCCTGGCGGTGGACCCGGCGGCGTTCATCCGCCCCTCCCCCACGGCCGGCACGCTCGGCGGGGTCGCCAAGGCGACCCGCGAGTCGATCGTCGTCATGGAGGCGGCGGGTCACGACGTGGTGCTGGTGGAGACGGTCGGCGTCGGCCAGTCGGAGACCGCGGTCGCCAACATGGTCGACTCGTTCCTGCTGTTGACGCTGGCCCGCACCGGTGACCAGCTCCAGGGCATCAAGAAGGGCGTCCTGGAACTGGCGGACGTCATCGCCGTCAACAAGGCGGACGGGCCGCACGAGCGTGACGCCAGGGCCGCCGCCCGCGAGCTGGCCGGCGCCCTGCGGCTGATGCACGGCAAGGACGCGGCGTGGACCCCGCCCGTGCTGAGCTGCAGCGCCCGCGAAGCGACCGGGCTGGACACCGTGTGGGAACGCCTCGAACAGCACCGCACCCTGCTCGACTCCAGCGGCCGGCTCGCCGCCAAGCGCCGCGACCAGCAGGTCGACTGGACGTGGACGATGGTCCGCGAGGAGCTGCTGGGCCGCCTGCACGCGGATCCGGCCGTACGCGCCCTCGCACCCGAGCTCGAACAGCGGGTGCGGGGTGGCGAGTTGACGGCCACGCTGGCCGCCGAGCGGATCCTGCGGGCGTTCGGCGACGCGGGGACGGGGCGGGCCCCGGGCGAGCGGTGACGCTCAGCGGGTCACTGGGTGCTGTCCCGCACGTCGAGGTGGGCCCACGGGTCGTCGACCTGCTGCGCCCCGGCCGCCTCTTCCTGGGCGGCCGCTTCGGCGGCGGCCTCCGCGGCCCGCTTCTTGAACGCCACGGCCCGGCGGGCCTTGGCGATGACCTCGTCGTGGTCCCAGCCGAACGTCGCGGCGTCGAGCCGGGCGTCGAAGGCGGTCAGCATCTCGGGGCTGATCACCGCGAGAGCGGTGCGCAGCTCGGCGAGCGTCTGCGGACCATCGGCGAACTCGAACGCGTACGGGTCCGACAGTGTTTCTGAGCTCGGCTCGGGCGGTGGCGCGGACATGTGTGTGACCTCCGGTCGTGAGGTGACCACGGTACGCGGTGGAGACGGCCTGCGTGCACGCAGGACCGGTCTTTCGCCCCGGCCCCGGGTCCCCTGCCGGACGCGGTTATGCCAGGACCGTTTGCCAACGCTACGTGCCCGCACTCGGCCCGGCCACGGTGCGGTGACGACCGGATCACGATGGCCGCCCCGGGCGTAGCCGCTCACGCGGCCCTTCGTTGGACGTGCCATGACGACGCGTGACGGGGGCGAGACCCCCGTGGCCTTCGCGCGAGCACCGGGCGCGTACTGGTCCGACGACGAGAGCGACTGCCGTTGGTGCCGCATCCTTCTCGGTCCCGTCCCCCTCATGGGCATGGAGTCCGCGTCGCCGGACGATGCCCGCGGGCGGCACTCCGAGCGGCGCGTCGACGGCCCGCGCGGGTGGCTGGAGCGGGTCCGGCCCGTGATGCTCCCGCTGGCCGCGATCACCGTACTGGCCGCGCTGACCCTGGTGACCATCGGCTGAACCGGAGCCCGCGTCCCGCGCCGCCGGACGTCGCCGTGCGACGTGAAGTGCCACGAAATGCCCGGCTCCGGCACGGGGACGGGATCCGGTCTCCCTGACAGGGTGGCAGGGCGGCCGCCGCCATGGTCGGCGATGGCGGCGGCCCCCGGCACCCGACGTGACTCCGCCGGGGTGTGCGGGCAGCGGTTCGGGGCGCAAAGCCACGGTCTCGGCGCCGGGCCCGTCCGCCCGGCGGACCGCGCAGCCGTCCCGGACCCCGCGTCCGCCACCCGTGGCGCACGCGGGAGGGGGAACCGGTGGTGCGGCAGGCACGCGCGCTGCGGACGCGGCGTCAGATCCTGGACGCGGCGGAGCACGCCGAGGGGAAGCTGCCGGTACGGGAGCGGATCGGACTGCTGCTGGACAAGGGCTCGTTCAACGAGATGGACATGGCCATCGCGGCCGGGGCGCCGCTGGTGTCCCTCAACGACGGCGCGGGCGCCCGCATCCAGGAAGGCATCTGCGCGCTCGCCGGCTACGGCGGCATCTTCCGGCGCAACACCCGCGCCTCCGGCGTCATCCCGCAGATCTCGGCGATGCTCGGATCGAGGAGCTCGTCGACGACGGCGACTACCTGGAGATCCACGAACGCTGGGCCCGCAACATCAGCTGCGCCCTGGCACGGCTCGACGGCCAGGTCGTCGACCCCGCCGACACCCGCCGTACGCTCTTCGCCTCGCTCGCCGCTCCGCGCACCAAGCACGCCGAGCTGCCGGCCCGCACACACGGCAACCCCCCTCGGTGACGGACGCGTCCGCGTCCGCGTGGAACCGACGAAGGGCCGAACCGGCATGACGATGCTGCGCGTGGAAAAAGGGGACGCCGGGCCCGAGGAGGTCGCCGCGCTCACGGCGATCCCGCTGGCCCGCGCGGCCGTCGGAACACCGGCGGCGGCCCGGCGGCGGCCCGGCGGGGGCGCCGCCCGGAGCGGAGGTGGCGCGCCTGCGCCTTCCGTGTCCCGCACAGCCGGCAGACCTGACCGCGGGAAACGGCAGAAGGGCTCCCGCGAGTCATGTCCTCGCGGGAGCCCTTCGTCGTACCGCCTGCCGGTGAAGGTTGAGAAGACGATCACGAGCAGGACGTCCGTGGAGACG belongs to Streptomyces sp. V3I8 and includes:
- the meaB gene encoding methylmalonyl Co-A mutase-associated GTPase MeaB; translated protein: MIELDTYVKGVLDGKRAIVARAITLVESTRPQHRSLAQELLTELLPHSGRARRIGISGVPGVGKSTFIDAFGTMLTGLGHRVAVLAVDPSSSRTGGSILGDKTRMERLAVDPAAFIRPSPTAGTLGGVAKATRESIVVMEAAGHDVVLVETVGVGQSETAVANMVDSFLLLTLARTGDQLQGIKKGVLELADVIAVNKADGPHERDARAAARELAGALRLMHGKDAAWTPPVLSCSAREATGLDTVWERLEQHRTLLDSSGRLAAKRRDQQVDWTWTMVREELLGRLHADPAVRALAPELEQRVRGGELTATLAAERILRAFGDAGTGRAPGER